The following is a genomic window from bacterium BMS3Abin08.
ACCCGTCGGAGTCTCTCCTACGGCTATCCCTTCGAGGCGGTTACAAAGCAAAAGCGGAAGAGGATGAAGCGGCTGGCTCTCTATTATATGAAGGTCAACAAGATCCTGGGTGAAAAGGGCAGGTTTGATGTCATAGGGTTGTATCTGAGGGATGGTTTTTACCAGGTCCGGCATATTGTTGACGCCTTTGAGGTCTGACGGATGGTTACAAGGACGAGATAATCTTTGGAATCTTCTCCACCGCAGACTTGAGTTTATCCGGATTTTTTGTTCCACCCTGTGCCATATCCTTCTTGCCGCCACCCTTGCCCCCTGCCAGAGAGGAGAGGTCCCTGACGATTTTACCGGCGTTATAGCGTTCCTTCAAATCATCGGAAACCGTACATACAATGGCTGCCTGGCCGTCATTTTCAGAGGTGAGGATAATTATGCCTGAGTTTATATTGTCCCTGATTTTGTCTGCTATCATGCGGAGTTCCCTGTGATTGAGCCCCTTTTCCCTTAAGAGAATCACGTTCACACCGTTTATGTTGAGGGAGTTTTTAACTGCATCGAAAACAACATCCCTCGAAGCACCTGTCTTGAGCCTCTCCAGTTCCTTTTCAAGTCTCTTCAGTTCATTCAGAAGCTTCGACACCCTCTCAACAGGCTTGTCGGTTTTTAATATTCGCCTGATCCGTTCCAGTTCCTTTCTCTTGTCGTTCAGAAACCGGAAGGCCTGTCTGCCGGTTAATGCCTCTATCCTCCTTATACCGGAAGCCACACTGCCTTCTGAAATGATGACAAAGGGTCCTATTTCACCTGTCGACCTGCAGTGGGTACCTCCGCAGAGTTCCTTGCTGTAATCCCCTGCAGAGACGACCCTTACGGAGTTGCCGTACTTTTCGTCAAAGAGAGCAACCGCACCTTGTTCAATTGCATCATCGACGGACATCACCTCGGTTCTGACAGGGAGGTCTTCAAGGATCTTTTCGTTTACAATCTCTTCCACTTTCTCTATCTCGTCTTGCTGAAGTGCGTAAAAGTGTGTAAAGTCGAATCTCAAACGCACAGGACTTACGAGTGAGCCAGACTGTTTAACATGATCGCCAAGTACATCCTTCAAGGCCCGGTGTAAAAGGTGGGTAGCAGTATGATTCCTCATCGTTGCATGCCTGAGTTCTTCATTGACGGATGCGTGTACGGTTTCTCCTTTTCCGACGACCCCCCTCTTTACATCAACCGTATGCACGGTCAGGTCCTGTCTGGGTTTTTTTGTGTCAATAACGTGTATGTGTGTGTTTTCCGAGTCAATAATACCTGTGTCACCGGCCTGGCCGCCGGATTCACCGTAAAAGGGGGTTCTGTCAAGCACGAGTTCACCTCTCTCACCCTCCCTGAGTTCATCCACCGATTTCCCCTCACGGTAGATGCCGACTACCCTGGCGTCGCAGCTCATCGTCTCATAACCTGTAAATTCGGTTTTCAGGGAAAGGGGATAACCGGTAAAGGGTTCCTTCAGAGAGGGGCCTTCGGAATGCGCCTTTGCCTTACTCCTCTGTTTCTCAAGCTCGACCCTGAAGCCATCGGTATCAACCTCGATGCCCTCGTCCATTGCAATGTCAACGGCGAGATCGAGAGGGAATCCGTACGTGTCATAAAGCCTGAAAACCTCTTTTCCCGGAATAACACGCGAGCCCCCGGCTTTTATGCCTGAGATGATTTCGTCAAGTATGTTCATCCCCATCTCAAGGGTCCTTGTGAAACGATCCTCCTCTATCCGAAGCAGTTTCTCGGTCCTTTCTCTTTCATCGCCGATTTCCGGATAAGCGTCACCCATTACGGAGATAACCGGCTCTATCAGCTTATAAAGGCATGGCTCGTGGATATTGAGGATCCTTGCATGCCTTGAGGCCCTCCTTATGATCCTCCTCAGGACATAACCCCTGCCTTCGTTTGAGGGAATAAGGCCCTCGGCAAGGAGAAAGGTTGCCGCCCTGACATGGTCTGCAATTACCCTCAGGGAAACGTCGGTTTCCTTCGTGGCACCGTAATTTATACCGGCAATCATGGCTGTCTCGGTAATTATAGGCGCAAAGAGATCGGTATCAAAGTTGTTGAGTTTGCCCTGAAGCACTGCAGAAAGCCTCTCAAGCCCCATGCCCGTATCGATACTCGGTTTTGGAAGGGGCGAGAGGACGCCGTCATGGTTCCTGTTGTACTGCATGAATACCAGATTCCAGAGTTCCAGATATCTGTCACAATCGCATCCCACCGCACATGTGTCTTCACTGCATCCGGTCTCTTCACCCTGATCAATTAATATTTCCGAGCAGGGGCCGCAGGGGCCGGTGTCCCCCATCTGCCAGAAATTATCCTCTGCTCCGAGTCTAACGATCCTTGAAGGGGATATGTCCGTGTTTTCAGTCCATAGTTTCATTGCCTCATCATCCTCTTCAAAAACCGACACCCAGAGCCTCTCTTTGGGGAGACCATAACGTTCTGTGAGAAGTTCCCAGGCAAACTGTATTGCCTCCCTCTTGAAGTAGTCTCCAAAGGAGAAGTTACCGAGCATCTCAAAAAACGTGTGGTGTCTTGATGTGTGTCCGACGTTTTCGAGATCGCTGTGCTTTCCTCCTGCACGCATGCATTTCTGACAGGAAGTGGCACGGACATAGTCTCTTTTCTCATTACCAAGGAATACCCCTTTAAACTGGACCATCCCGGCATTGGTAAAGAGAAGGGAAGGATCGTTGTAGGGGATAAGGTTGGAACTCCTGACCACCTCATGGCCCCGCTCTCTGAAAAAAGTCAGAAAATTCTCACGTACCTCTTTGCTGTTCATGCACCTGCCTTTCCTCTGTAAAGAGGGTCTGTTTACTGTCGTGTCGACCTTGTAATGTCGGGGTGTTTGAATTGTCATTCCCGCTACGTCGGGAATCATACTCCTCCTTAGATTCCGGACAAGCCGGAATGACAATTGAGAGTTGACGCGACACTACAGTGTCACCCTGAACTCGTTTCAGGGTCTCGGAACCATTGTCATTCCCGCAATCCCGAACACTTTCAGGACATGACAAAAATAAAAAACGGCAACTTATACACGGACTCTAACTATAAAACAGCCGGTGACCGAATGTCACCATGGTTTATTTTGCAACTCCGGGTTCCGTGCTGATGATTTCAGTGAGCTTGCCGGATGTGAACCTCAGGATCGACTTAACGGCCCCCAACATTCTGGGGTATTCCCACTGGACCCTGTCCTTACCATCGGGAGTAGGCTCAAGCACCTTTATAAGAGCCGGCGGACCCCAGGCATATCTGACCTGCTGAAAGGTCATACCGATAGCAATTTCACTGTTTTTGATATACGACTGCATCTCCGGAGGATAGCTCTTAATTTCCTCATAGGAGTATCTCATTGTCTTTGCACATCCGGAAACTATAAAAACCAGGGCGATTACGATAAGGACTCTCTTCATGGTTGCCTCCTGTTAGTGTTTTGACCGATGCTTCACAGAACCTTTTTCAGTACGTAAGAAATTGTTTCACTGGAGTAACCTCTCCTTGAGAGCATGCCATAGAGGCGTCTCCTTTTTTTATCCTCAGGCAGTTCTGAAATCCGGGGGGCCCTCTTTCTTACAAGTTCTTCCGCACCGGGTCTTTCGTCCAGGCTCTCTATGCCCGACTCGGTGATTATTTCCACGGGGATACCCCTCTTGTGAAGGAATGACGTTGTTCCCCTCCTGCCCAGCTTCCTGTCGGTAAAAGCATATGAGATCAGGTGCTCTGCAAGCCTTCGGTCGTTAATATATCCGTAACCCCTTAAAACATCTATTGCCTTTTCCATGGTCCCTTGATTAAAACCCTTTTTTGTCAGCCTCTCCTTTAACTCCTTTTCACTCCTTCCCCTGATGCTCAGGAGGCGAATCGAGTATGAGACGGCATCACTGATGGAATCTTTCGATCGGGATGTCATCCGACTTTTTCTGTTCAATCTCTTCATAGCTCAGATCACTTGTGGATTGGATCCCCTTTATTTTCAGCGCAAAGTCATCAGGATTCGTTGCCCTCCTCAGGGCCTCTTCATATGTAATAAGATCTGAAGCATAGAGGTCGTGCAGAGATTGATCAAAGGTCTGCATGCCGTATATGGTCTTGCCCTTTGCAACTACATCGCTTATGAGCTTTGTTTTGTCCGGGTCGAGTATGCAGTCCTTGATGGTTTCAGATGCAACCATAACCTCCACCGCAGGGACCCTGCCGTTGCCGTCAGCCTTCGGGACCAGCCTCATGGAGACAACTCCCTTCATGACTGAAGAAAGCTGAATCCTCACCTGTTTGTGCTGATAGGGCGGGAACACGGCGATTATCCGGTTTATCGTCTCCATTGCATCCGTGGTATGGAGGGTGCTCATAACGAGATGTCCTGTTTCAGCCGCAGTTAGGGCGGTCTGGATGGTCTCGAAATCCCTCATCTCACCAACCAGAATCACATCGGGGTCCTGACGTAATGCAGCCCTCAGGGCCTTGCTGAAGGACTCGGTATCCGATCCGATCTCCCTCTGGTTTATGATGCTTTTTTTATCCCTGTGGAGGTACTCGATAGGGTCTTCGATGGTAATGATATTGTAAGTCCTGTTGTTGTTGATATGGTCTATCATCGATGCGAGGGTGGTGGACTTTCCGCTCCCCGTGGTGCCGGTGACGAGTATAAGGCCCCTTGGTTCAAGTGAGATTTTTTTCAAAACCTCCGGTAGGTTCAGTTCATCAATAGTGGGGACCCTCATGGGGATAATCCTGAATACAACCCCTATTGTCCCACGTTGTATAAAGATGTTACACCGGAACCTTCCAAGCCCGGGAATGCTATAGGCAAGGTCAAGATCCTGTTTCTTCTTGAAGATTTCACGCTGGTTGGGGCTCATTACCTTAAATGCTATTTTTATGGCCTCATCCTGCGTAATCCTCTTCTCAGACTGCATGGGAACCAGCTCACCATTGATCCTCAGGATCGGAGGGGAGCCGACCTTTATATGGAGGTCTGATGCCAGGCTGGAAGAAGCCTCCTTTAGTAATTCATTAATCTCCATCGCTACTACCTGTGTTAACGGGATTCATGATCTTATCCTCTATTTCCTTAGCCATCTCGGGGTTCGACTTTAAGAACTCCTTCGCATTCTCCCTTCCCTGGCCTATCCTTGTGCTGTTATAACTGTACCATGCCCCGGATCTTTCTACAATTTTATCCTTTACCGCAAGATCCAGCAGTTCGCCCTCTCTCGATATCCCTTCATTAAAATAAATATCAAACTCCGCCTGTCTGAAGGGCGGTGCAACCTTGTTCTTTACAATCTTGACACGCATTCTCCCGCCGATCATCTCCTGACCGTTTTTGATGCTGTCAATTTTCCGTATATCGAGTCTCATGGAGGAATAAAACTTCAGGGCGTTTCCACCCGTTGTTGTTTCAGGATTACCGTACATTACACCTATCTTCATCCTGATCTGGTTGATGAATATCACAGTGGTCAGGGATTTTGAGATAGCGGCCGTCAGTTTCCTCAGGGCCTGACTCATCAGCCTTGCATGAAGTCCGGGAAGGCTGTCCCCCATCTCCCCCTCGATCTCTGCCCTCGGAACAAGTGCCGCTACTGAATCGATTACCACAATATCAACCGCTCCGCTTCTGACAAGGGCCTCTACCACCTCAAGGGCCTGTTCACCGGTGTCCGGCTGGGAAACGAGGAGGTCCGCAATATTCACCCCGAGACGGCTTGAATAGTTGATATCAAGGGCATGTTCAGCATCAATAAAGGCTGCAACACCGCCTTGTTTATGGGCCTGGGCAATTGCATTCAGGGCGAGGGTTGTCTTGCCCGAGGACTCGGGTCCGTATATCTCTATCACCCTTCCCCTTGGGAATCCGCCGATACCGGTAGCTAAATCGAGAGTTATGGATCCTGTGGGGATTACCTTTATCCCCTCCACAACCCCATCCGCTCCAAGTCTCATAATGGCACCCTTGCCAAAGGCGCGTTCAATCTGCGATAAGGCCATATCAAGGGCCTTGGCCTTGTTCTTGTCCATCTAATCCTCCTTCCCCAGGGGTGCAGAGAAGATCCTTTCATATACTGCCCCCGAAGGTTTTAGTGTGCTTTTCATCAGGTCAACTTCTTTTATATCTATTGTACCAAAGACGCTCTCTTTATGGCTTCTCAGTTCCTTTAAAAGCGTCCTTATCCCAACCGGGGACTTTACCCTCCCGATTGTAACATGGGGTTTGAACCGGCGTTTGTCCCTGCTGAATCCGATCCTGTAGAGCGCCTCTTCAATATCTGAATGGAGCCTGCTGAGTTTTTCGGATTCCCCTGCCCCAACCCACAAGACCCCCGGCCTTGAGAAGTCGGGAAACACCCCTGCTCCGCGTATCTCAAGACTGAAGCGCCCTGTCATGGCTGATGCCGTTCTTAGTGAATCTTCTATTTTAACGATTTTTGATTCATCGACGTCACCAAGGAATTTAAGGGTGATATGAATCCCCTCCCTGGAGAGCCACCTTACGTTTGCATCATACCTCTTGAGGAGGTCTATAAACTCCAGGATGTTCCTCTTCACAGGGTCACTGATCGAAAGTGCAATAAAACATCTCATGCCGATAAGTCAATTACCTCCAGGAGGAGTTTCAGGGCAGAGACGGTAGCGGCTATCTTGTTTTCCGCCCGGTTCCCCCAAAAACTGAATTTCCTCGAAAATGAGCCGCCGCCGCTACTGACGGCGATATAAACTAACCCGACGTCTTTACCCTCCAGGGCATCAGGGCCGAGGTTGCCTGTGGTGGCGACTGAGAAGTCGGTCTTTGTGAGATTCCTTGTGCATACCGCCATTTCCAGGGCAGTCTCTGCACTTACAACTCCCCATTTCCTGATTGTGGCTTCCTGAATTCCAAGTATCGTTTTTTTAGCGTCAGCAGAGTAGGTTACCAGTCCTGCTTTAAAGAATGAACTTGCACCCGGTATGTCTGTGATGGAATTGCTGATCAGGCCACCAGTGCAGGATTCAGCAACAGAGAGACTCAATCCCCCCTCTTGAAAGGCGGTATGTATCCGCCCGCAGAGTTTATAGACGTCTTCATACATAATATTATAGCGGAATTCCCCACCTGAGTTGCGGTTTACATGTGAAGCT
Proteins encoded in this region:
- the alaS gene encoding alanine--tRNA ligase — encoded protein: MIPDVAGMTIQTPRHYKVDTTVNRPSLQRKGRCMNSKEVRENFLTFFRERGHEVVRSSNLIPYNDPSLLFTNAGMVQFKGVFLGNEKRDYVRATSCQKCMRAGGKHSDLENVGHTSRHHTFFEMLGNFSFGDYFKREAIQFAWELLTERYGLPKERLWVSVFEEDDEAMKLWTENTDISPSRIVRLGAEDNFWQMGDTGPCGPCSEILIDQGEETGCSEDTCAVGCDCDRYLELWNLVFMQYNRNHDGVLSPLPKPSIDTGMGLERLSAVLQGKLNNFDTDLFAPIITETAMIAGINYGATKETDVSLRVIADHVRAATFLLAEGLIPSNEGRGYVLRRIIRRASRHARILNIHEPCLYKLIEPVISVMGDAYPEIGDERERTEKLLRIEEDRFTRTLEMGMNILDEIISGIKAGGSRVIPGKEVFRLYDTYGFPLDLAVDIAMDEGIEVDTDGFRVELEKQRSKAKAHSEGPSLKEPFTGYPLSLKTEFTGYETMSCDARVVGIYREGKSVDELREGERGELVLDRTPFYGESGGQAGDTGIIDSENTHIHVIDTKKPRQDLTVHTVDVKRGVVGKGETVHASVNEELRHATMRNHTATHLLHRALKDVLGDHVKQSGSLVSPVRLRFDFTHFYALQQDEIEKVEEIVNEKILEDLPVRTEVMSVDDAIEQGAVALFDEKYGNSVRVVSAGDYSKELCGGTHCRSTGEIGPFVIISEGSVASGIRRIEALTGRQAFRFLNDKRKELERIRRILKTDKPVERVSKLLNELKRLEKELERLKTGASRDVVFDAVKNSLNINGVNVILLREKGLNHRELRMIADKIRDNINSGIIILTSENDGQAAIVCTVSDDLKERYNAGKIVRDLSSLAGGKGGGKKDMAQGGTKNPDKLKSAVEKIPKIISSL
- the recX gene encoding regulatory protein RecX; translated protein: MKRLNRKSRMTSRSKDSISDAVSYSIRLLSIRGRSEKELKERLTKKGFNQGTMEKAIDVLRGYGYINDRRLAEHLISYAFTDRKLGRRGTTSFLHKRGIPVEIITESGIESLDERPGAEELVRKRAPRISELPEDKKRRRLYGMLSRRGYSSETISYVLKKVL
- the pilT_2 gene encoding twitching mobility protein; the protein is MEINELLKEASSSLASDLHIKVGSPPILRINGELVPMQSEKRITQDEAIKIAFKVMSPNQREIFKKKQDLDLAYSIPGLGRFRCNIFIQRGTIGVVFRIIPMRVPTIDELNLPEVLKKISLEPRGLILVTGTTGSGKSTTLASMIDHINNNRTYNIITIEDPIEYLHRDKKSIINQREIGSDTESFSKALRAALRQDPDVILVGEMRDFETIQTALTAAETGHLVMSTLHTTDAMETINRIIAVFPPYQHKQVRIQLSSVMKGVVSMRLVPKADGNGRVPAVEVMVASETIKDCILDPDKTKLISDVVAKGKTIYGMQTFDQSLHDLYASDLITYEEALRRATNPDDFALKIKGIQSTSDLSYEEIEQKKSDDIPIERFHQ
- a CDS encoding 2',5' RNA ligase family, translating into MRCFIALSISDPVKRNILEFIDLLKRYDANVRWLSREGIHITLKFLGDVDESKIVKIEDSLRTASAMTGRFSLEIRGAGVFPDFSRPGVLWVGAGESEKLSRLHSDIEEALYRIGFSRDKRRFKPHVTIGRVKSPVGIRTLLKELRSHKESVFGTIDIKEVDLMKSTLKPSGAVYERIFSAPLGKED
- the pncC gene encoding nicotinamide-nucleotide amidohydrolase PncC, which gives rise to MPAECPTFGRGASHVNRNSGGEFRYNIMYEDVYKLCGRIHTAFQEGGLSLSVAESCTGGLISNSITDIPGASSFFKAGLVTYSADAKKTILGIQEATIRKWGVVSAETALEMAVCTRNLTKTDFSVATTGNLGPDALEGKDVGLVYIAVSSGGGSFSRKFSFWGNRAENKIAATVSALKLLLEVIDLSA
- a CDS encoding recombinase A, whose amino-acid sequence is MDKNKAKALDMALSQIERAFGKGAIMRLGADGVVEGIKVIPTGSITLDLATGIGGFPRGRVIEIYGPESSGKTTLALNAIAQAHKQGGVAAFIDAEHALDINYSSRLGVNIADLLVSQPDTGEQALEVVEALVRSGAVDIVVIDSVAALVPRAEIEGEMGDSLPGLHARLMSQALRKLTAAISKSLTTVIFINQIRMKIGVMYGNPETTTGGNALKFYSSMRLDIRKIDSIKNGQEMIGGRMRVKIVKNKVAPPFRQAEFDIYFNEGISREGELLDLAVKDKIVERSGAWYSYNSTRIGQGRENAKEFLKSNPEMAKEIEDKIMNPVNTGSSDGD